In a genomic window of Porphyromonadaceae bacterium W3.11:
- a CDS encoding SatD family protein — protein MEGVIAVISGDVISSTKIKEREHLIDVFHDMPNEVAHISKCKGSTLYRGDSYQIEIERAEEALRIAIILRLLLKTNTPKGENINKSNGLWDMRVSIGVGTVSFRSEDVETSDGKAYQLSGRNLSKIGKQNLIITTPWQEVNDELEVSTAFADDIITNWTFSQSQVMLEMLLNEEIMQKQIAEKLNKSPQSISMLLKAAKSSNIIRYIERYESLILNKK, from the coding sequence ATGGAAGGAGTAATTGCGGTAATATCTGGAGATGTGATCTCCAGCACAAAGATAAAAGAGAGAGAACACTTAATAGATGTGTTCCATGATATGCCCAACGAAGTAGCCCATATTTCTAAGTGTAAAGGGAGCACTCTATACAGAGGTGATAGTTATCAAATAGAAATTGAAAGGGCTGAAGAAGCCTTACGCATCGCGATAATTCTTCGCCTGCTCTTGAAAACCAATACTCCTAAAGGAGAAAATATAAATAAGTCTAATGGGCTATGGGATATGCGGGTATCGATAGGAGTAGGCACTGTATCATTCAGGTCTGAGGATGTAGAGACTTCGGATGGAAAAGCTTATCAACTATCAGGAAGAAATCTATCAAAGATCGGAAAACAAAATCTTATCATCACAACTCCTTGGCAGGAGGTTAACGACGAACTCGAAGTAAGTACCGCGTTTGCTGATGATATAATCACTAATTGGACCTTCTCTCAGTCACAGGTCATGCTTGAGATGCTGCTCAATGAGGAGATCATGCAAAAACAAATTGCAGAGAAACTGAATAAATCTCCTCAATCAATAAGCATGTTGCTGAAAGCAGCGAAGTCAAGTAATATAATCAGGTACATCGAAAGATACGAGTCACTTATCCTTAATAAAAAGTAG
- a CDS encoding PepSY-associated TM helix domain-containing protein has translation MRNKARKIYRTIHLIGGLWLGLILSVICLTGALIVYKPYLEKQGIRHMAFVKPTNPDAIPLPLDSLYQNAKAQYPSYKFDNLVLYGTRNEAYSFRAKKPKVKGRRQLYVNQYTGVVHGEDIYKHKFFQHVYNCHTKLFMGKTGVIVVASLGIILLITIITGLILIPKGFKNSLKKKRTVKSSFFSYYKSHIIIGMLVALPLGVIALTGGYWGFPNTYRKIFETMSDGRAIAVRPTIENLNDGPYASLDVIVEAAENYFPEGKPMIVFFPKRINDPFSVRMKTKHDFSRTGSNHVYIHPQSGAVVGSNLWKNKPTAEKLTRSMYFIHFGEFWGHFSRILWILVGISVPILYFTGFYLWWFKYSKRNKHKN, from the coding sequence ATGAGAAATAAAGCAAGGAAAATCTATAGGACCATCCATCTTATTGGAGGACTCTGGCTAGGATTGATCTTGTCAGTCATTTGTTTGACAGGTGCCCTCATTGTCTATAAACCTTATTTAGAAAAACAAGGTATCAGACATATGGCATTTGTCAAACCTACAAATCCTGATGCTATACCTCTACCCTTGGATTCTCTCTATCAAAATGCTAAGGCACAATATCCAAGCTATAAATTTGATAATCTAGTCCTATATGGCACACGTAACGAAGCATATAGCTTTAGGGCTAAGAAGCCAAAGGTAAAGGGACGACGACAGCTATACGTCAACCAATATACTGGTGTAGTCCATGGTGAAGACATATACAAGCATAAGTTTTTTCAGCACGTTTATAACTGTCACACCAAACTATTTATGGGTAAGACGGGGGTGATCGTAGTGGCTTCCCTCGGTATCATACTCTTGATCACTATTATTACTGGACTGATATTAATTCCAAAAGGATTCAAGAATAGTCTTAAGAAGAAAAGAACTGTCAAGTCTTCATTTTTCTCATACTACAAGAGTCACATAATCATTGGAATGTTAGTAGCTTTACCTCTAGGGGTTATTGCATTAACAGGTGGTTACTGGGGATTTCCTAATACGTATAGAAAGATATTTGAAACCATGTCTGATGGTAGAGCGATTGCTGTTAGACCAACCATTGAAAACTTAAACGATGGACCCTACGCTTCTCTGGATGTAATTGTTGAAGCGGCAGAGAATTACTTTCCTGAGGGCAAGCCGATGATCGTTTTCTTTCCAAAAAGAATTAATGACCCCTTTTCTGTTCGTATGAAAACGAAGCACGATTTTTCACGAACTGGGAGTAACCATGTCTATATACACCCTCAAAGTGGAGCTGTTGTTGGTAGTAATTTATGGAAAAACAAACCTACGGCAGAAAAATTAACTCGCTCCATGTATTTTATACATTTTGGAGAGTTTTGGGGACACTTTTCAAGAATCCTATGGATCTTGGTAGGAATAAGTGTGCCGATATTATATTTCACAGGATTTTATCTTTGGTGGTTCAAATACAGTAAAAGGAACAAGCATAAGAATTAA
- a CDS encoding TonB-dependent siderophore receptor, translating into MNKFKFIPLIVFLILALFATNGYAQKTRAVTGIVTNEAGEPIESALITVIGISHRTTNSDKNGLFSIEKLPFSEFSLQVRHVYCHTATIKVKAGEENEKIHIQLVDKLFGLPEVEVIAYTSETPFIEASYSAMKMGIPIMKFPGSIEVLTKKRLEDQQALTFTEALRNISGISTASAGEANNVSEVFVSRGFKLGNSRNYFRDGMRYRKVSNTPIAGIDRIEFLRGPASVLYGSVEPGGIINIITSPTQYTPRYSTTFRIGSYGLKQASADLTGPLTASKNVRYRLNAMYEYADSYRKEVNSKRFSISPKIDFDLSTSTTLGIRANYFSDDRVVDPGVVHQNGEVISNGDKIFVAEPWAKSKYKTFDLGYILKHQFSNNWKWNSQFSYTKLFEDRLYFQIKAINNDNTISRRLAKWDATIAYSVFQNDILGEFTTGSLSHRVLFGMEYEYSHNTRKVRGKMFDPISLTNPKYSEKPSDIDSYKQSTNLLIRQSNIAFYAQDYIAINSKLDLLLGGRFDWIKEENENFIKDTKKKATPFAFSPRIALMYSPLKSLGLHASYSTSYVPVSGQSKEGTPFEPVRTKQWEVGIRKQLFNNSTIATLSLYHLTKNNLLTPDLDDPQFKIQIGEQYSRGIEFSIKSKISRELTLEGNYAYTEGEVSKTNDKKIPVGSKLGNVPKHMANLWLSYSLYEGLFKGLSFGGGCSYSSKRFGNFANNIILPSYFTGDTFVSYSQRNYRLALNIKNISDKRYYLGAQAKNLFTPAPPRSFVFSTTILF; encoded by the coding sequence TTAAATTCATCCCACTCATTGTGTTCTTGATTCTCGCTCTCTTTGCTACTAATGGTTATGCACAAAAAACAAGGGCCGTTACAGGAATCGTAACAAATGAAGCTGGAGAACCAATCGAATCTGCTTTAATTACAGTTATTGGGATCTCTCATCGAACCACCAACTCTGATAAAAATGGATTATTTTCTATTGAAAAGCTTCCCTTCTCTGAGTTTAGCCTACAAGTACGACACGTATATTGTCACACAGCGACTATTAAGGTTAAAGCTGGTGAAGAAAATGAGAAAATCCATATACAACTGGTAGACAAATTATTTGGACTACCTGAAGTTGAAGTTATCGCATATACTAGCGAAACACCATTTATAGAAGCTAGCTATAGTGCTATGAAGATGGGAATACCTATTATGAAATTCCCTGGGAGCATTGAGGTACTGACAAAAAAGAGATTGGAAGATCAACAAGCTCTTACATTCACTGAAGCATTGCGAAATATTAGTGGTATCTCAACGGCCTCAGCTGGAGAAGCAAATAATGTTAGTGAGGTGTTCGTTTCTAGGGGCTTTAAGTTGGGTAATTCGCGTAACTACTTCAGAGATGGTATGCGTTACAGAAAAGTCTCAAATACCCCTATCGCAGGAATTGACAGAATAGAATTTTTAAGGGGCCCAGCCTCTGTATTATATGGTTCTGTAGAGCCTGGTGGCATTATAAATATCATCACCTCTCCGACACAATATACCCCACGCTATAGCACCACATTTAGAATTGGTAGTTATGGACTTAAGCAAGCATCAGCTGACCTAACAGGTCCTCTGACAGCCTCAAAGAATGTACGGTACCGGCTTAATGCTATGTACGAATATGCAGATAGCTACCGTAAAGAAGTAAACTCAAAACGTTTCAGTATTTCACCAAAAATTGACTTTGACCTAAGTACAAGTACCACACTAGGCATCAGAGCTAATTATTTCTCTGATGATAGGGTCGTTGATCCAGGAGTTGTACACCAAAATGGAGAAGTCATTTCGAATGGGGACAAAATTTTTGTAGCTGAGCCATGGGCAAAATCAAAATATAAGACATTTGATCTTGGGTATATTCTAAAACATCAGTTTAGCAACAATTGGAAATGGAATAGTCAATTCTCTTATACTAAACTCTTTGAAGATCGTTTATACTTTCAAATAAAAGCGATTAACAATGACAATACGATAAGTCGCCGTTTGGCTAAGTGGGATGCGACCATTGCCTACTCGGTATTCCAAAATGACATCCTTGGGGAATTTACAACGGGCTCATTATCTCACCGAGTATTATTTGGAATGGAGTACGAATATTCTCACAATACACGTAAAGTAAGAGGGAAAATGTTTGATCCAATAAGCCTAACCAATCCTAAGTATTCTGAGAAGCCTTCGGATATTGATTCTTACAAGCAATCCACTAACCTACTTATCAGGCAGAGCAATATTGCTTTTTATGCACAGGACTACATCGCCATAAATAGCAAGTTAGATTTACTTCTAGGTGGCCGATTTGATTGGATCAAAGAGGAAAACGAGAACTTCATAAAAGACACAAAAAAGAAAGCAACGCCATTTGCCTTCTCTCCAAGAATAGCCTTAATGTATAGTCCATTAAAAAGCCTTGGACTTCATGCAAGTTATTCAACATCATACGTCCCTGTATCAGGTCAATCTAAGGAAGGCACACCTTTTGAACCAGTGCGAACAAAACAATGGGAGGTGGGGATAAGAAAACAGTTATTTAATAACAGCACGATTGCAACTTTATCTCTGTATCATCTAACTAAAAACAATCTATTGACCCCTGACTTGGATGACCCACAATTCAAAATCCAGATTGGAGAACAGTACAGCAGAGGTATAGAATTCAGCATCAAGAGCAAAATCTCTAGAGAACTTACACTTGAAGGAAACTATGCATATACCGAAGGGGAAGTGAGTAAGACCAATGATAAGAAAATACCCGTGGGCTCAAAATTAGGAAACGTCCCAAAACACATGGCTAACCTCTGGCTTTCATACTCTTTGTATGAAGGGTTATTTAAGGGATTATCATTCGGAGGGGGATGCTCATATAGTAGCAAACGCTTTGGCAACTTTGCCAATAATATCATTTTACCAAGTTATTTTACTGGGGATACTTTCGTCTCGTATAGTCAAAGGAATTATAGGCTAGCTCTGAATATCAAAAACATATCAGATAAGAGATACTATCTTGGGGCACAAGCAAAAAATCTTTTCACGCCAGCACCTCCTAGATCGTTTGTATTTTCCACTACAATACTATTCTAA